A single Papilio machaon chromosome 12, ilPapMach1.1, whole genome shotgun sequence DNA region contains:
- the LOC106714991 gene encoding ecto-NOX disulfide-thiol exchanger 2-like isoform X2, with the protein MEYNGMCYNRISDNNSEEIQELKRENESLQFQLEAYKNEVDVIKMDAQKEMEKFKAQFIARQALQNAMDIADPPLPAPIIKPPPPPSLPDDGDTKVNLKEGIEAGCGEAKLIGVMSAFLQVHPQGASLDYVVSYVRALFPEVSQASVHHVLQKHEDVFQRTTSGVGANIEHRWSFVAFKCNK; encoded by the exons ATGGAGTACAATGGCATGTGCTACAATAGGATCTCAGACAATAATAGTGAGGAAATTCAAGAGTTAAAG AGAGAAAATGAAAGTCTTCAATTCCAACTAGAAGCTTATAAAAATGAAGTTGATGTTATAAAGATGGACGCTCAAAAAGAAATGGAGAAGTTCAAGGCTCAGTTCATAGCGAGACAAGCTCTGCAGAATGCTATGGACATCGCCgat CCACCGTTACCAGCTCCGATAATaaagccgccgccgccgccatcTTTGCCGGACGATGGTGAcactaaagttaatttaaaagaaggTATAGAAGCGGGCTGCGGTGAAGCTAAGCTAATTGGAGTTATGTCTGCATTTTTACag gtACATCCACAAGGTGCCAGTTTGGATTACGTAGTGTCGTACGTCCGCGCGCTGTTCCCCGAAGTGTCGCAAGCCTCAGTACATCATGTGCTGCAGAAACATGAAGACGTCTTCCAGCGCACCACCAGCGGTGTGGGCGctaatatagaacatagatGGTCTTTCGTCGCCTTCAAATGCAATaagtga
- the LOC106714991 gene encoding ecto-NOX disulfide-thiol exchanger 2-like isoform X1 yields the protein MEYNGMCYNRISDNNSEEIQELKRENESLQFQLEAYKNEVDVIKMDAQKEMEKFKAQFIARQALQNAMDIADQPPLPAPIIKPPPPPSLPDDGDTKVNLKEGIEAGCGEAKLIGVMSAFLQVHPQGASLDYVVSYVRALFPEVSQASVHHVLQKHEDVFQRTTSGVGANIEHRWSFVAFKCNK from the exons ATGGAGTACAATGGCATGTGCTACAATAGGATCTCAGACAATAATAGTGAGGAAATTCAAGAGTTAAAG AGAGAAAATGAAAGTCTTCAATTCCAACTAGAAGCTTATAAAAATGAAGTTGATGTTATAAAGATGGACGCTCAAAAAGAAATGGAGAAGTTCAAGGCTCAGTTCATAGCGAGACAAGCTCTGCAGAATGCTATGGACATCGCCgat cagCCACCGTTACCAGCTCCGATAATaaagccgccgccgccgccatcTTTGCCGGACGATGGTGAcactaaagttaatttaaaagaaggTATAGAAGCGGGCTGCGGTGAAGCTAAGCTAATTGGAGTTATGTCTGCATTTTTACag gtACATCCACAAGGTGCCAGTTTGGATTACGTAGTGTCGTACGTCCGCGCGCTGTTCCCCGAAGTGTCGCAAGCCTCAGTACATCATGTGCTGCAGAAACATGAAGACGTCTTCCAGCGCACCACCAGCGGTGTGGGCGctaatatagaacatagatGGTCTTTCGTCGCCTTCAAATGCAATaagtga